The Eremothecium cymbalariae DBVPG#7215 chromosome 7, complete sequence genome contains the following window.
CTTGCAACTCCAAcaatgtatatatttatttcGCCAAACCTTCTGGGACCTTCTTCCCTTTTATACCTGCTGCCGCCGTACATTACTTGACGCCCTAAGTTTCTTCTCTTGCTTCAAGTGTGGTGTGGTGGAACAATGTTTCTTACAGATCCTTCCACGGGATTCAGAGACGTTCTACGGgaataaaaagaaagagagGCAGGGATAAGGCGGGCTGGCGATCTTATGGCTGGACGGTCGTCGATGAACGGTCGTCGATGCTGCGGTAGGATTGATGGTCGTCCCGTGGCTGGCTATTGATGTGTGTGGGGAGCTGGGCAGTGAAGTTCACAGGGCCTGGTGTTCTCTTCACGTGACCATTACCTACGATATTAGAGTGGTTTCTGGCCAGGATCCGCGTGAACGTTACTGGGCGTGTGGCGTAGTTGGTAGCGCGCTCCCTTAGCATGGGAGAGGTCATCGGTTCGATTCCGGTCTCgtccatttttgttgttttttggtGCCAAGCGGCGGGTTTCTCTAGAACGGTTTCGCGAGTGGTACAGAAAGGAATAGACATAGTACAAGGCCATAAGAGTTTGTCGTTAGGTGTTGGGTTAACATAGGCTCCGAGGTCCGCCGGGGTGCTTTGGCTAGGTGCGCTTGGCCTAGGTACTTGTTTTTGTCTATGTTCTTTTCGCactgattttgaagatctCGTTGGAGTGTTTATTGGAGACTTGTTTTAACggaaaagagaaaaataCGCAGGTTCGGCTTCTTTAATGCAGAGAGAAACATAGCCAGTAGTGGtgatatttatatatatcgtaatatatataaatacattCAGACAGTTTGACAGGATACTAAGGTGGTTTGATTAGTTTCGAAGTGTGTGGGTGGCTAGGATGTCGTTTGGTATTAATGCGTTTCAGAAGTATTCATTAGATTTTGGGTTAGGACATAATGGTGTGAAAATCTCTCTGAATTATTTTGATGGATTGCCGGATCAGCATCTGATTGGTAGTCTGGGTTCCAGTGAGCTAAGGTTGACTTGCAAGTATCTGCTTAAGAGGGATGATACTACGAAGGAGAAGGCGTTGGGGGATTTAGTTAGATTGGTTTCTGATGCGGAGAAGAGTGAGCAGTTGTTACGCAACGATATTTTTTGCCTATATTGGTCTCAGGTGTATGCTAAATTGGTTACGAGTGATCAGAAGTCGATTAGGATGGGTTGTCATGAGTTTACGGCACTTTTGATTAGGCTGATGAATAAACAGGGGGTGAAGTTTCTCAAGGACTATGTTCCGTTGCTGCTGTCAGGGCTCTATGATGCGGATCCAGCTGTAGGTAAAAGCACTGCGGAGGGTCTTTTGCAATGCTTTAACAACGATTCCAAGAAGGTCAAGGCTCTGTGGAGTGTTTTCAGCAAGCAGATAGTGCACTATGTGTACGAAGTTTTAGTGACGGAGAACGAGGGCACACTTTCGGACGAACGATATGTTTCTAAAGAGGACTCAGAATCTAGATACAGTCGTGTTGCGTTTGGCGCTGTGTCATTGATGATgcagttgttgaagaatgtAGACAATATTTCAGCGCAGGAGACGTTATATGACGAAGTGTTGTCTAGTGAGAATCTGTGGAGGTTATTGACTTTGAAGAGAGCTGGGAATTTGAAAACGTACCAGTTGCTGTTGCAACTGATTGACTTTTTGGTGGAGGATAGATATATGGATAAGCATAGGgatgttttgaagatgtCTTCAAAACGGTTCTTCAAGTCGTTAGCGCAGATACACTCCAAGAATTTGTTGAGTGTTTCTGCTGTCTTACCGCAGGCACTCCGCACTTTGACTATATTGAACCGTTTTAAAGGAGGTCGCATATGGACTTATGATAGTTCATTTAAGAGCAATGCGTTGGCGCTATTAAAGCTTGGAGCTGGAAATAGCGATCCTTCTTACTATGCGCAGCTCTACAGCTTCTGTCGGGAAAATAACCTATTTGATTATCAAACTGAGTGGATACCTATTTGGCGCAACTGTTTTTTAGCTGAGACCAACAGAAAAATTCTTGGGAGAAATGCCCAAGGGTTGGTGCTTGAGTGTTGGAAGTACTTTTTGGAGTTCTTTAGGTCTTCTGAAAATGCTATGGTAAAGTCGCAACTGCGTGACGATATTTTGATGGCTTTGAATGGCATAGTGTTAGAGGATTACCAACCTCTAATTCCCATGCTGACAGAAGCGATTCATCCAACTACCATATTGATAGAAATACAGAACCTACTTCCAACTGGAATTAGTGAAACACGGAAGGATACTCGctatattaaaaatttaGTTTTGCTTTTAATTAACGTGCCAGATAGTGAGGAATATCTCAAAACACTATCCCATTCTATTTTTGAGTCAATTAAAGCATCCGAAAACTATTCAGAGAACTATGGTTTTTACATTTATGGGcaattaattaattcaaAATTCACTAGCCTGAACcttgaagttgaagaattctGTCAAGCCTTGCCATTTATGATAGATAAACGTTTTGTTGAACTACCATCAAAATTGATGTCAGATTATTCGAAGTCgatgtttttgaaaaatttagATGACCCAAGATGCCCAAGTTCATTTTCAGACTATATTTCGGTTGTCAAAAACTTGGATCTTCCGAAAGATGAGCTTTTGTCATATATTGATAAACTAGATCCGCAAATCCTCCACAAACTCTTAAATACTTGTGCTGATCTTGCGGACTTTGTTAACGACTATATTGATTCTCATGATTTCACCAAAAGCTCCTTGTACAGATCAACTTTATTGACAAAACAGTCAATAGAAAGGCTGTATTTGAGAGCGTGTGCTACAAACAATTTAGGACCTTTCTCTTCGAATATTCCAATGCTTCCTGGACCGTTATATATCCATCTCATCGAGAATACTACTTTCTTGACAAAACTTAATCACTTTTCAGATGCTATTGTATTCCAAATCAGAAAATCACTGATACCCATTATTAAGAATAACGATAAACTGGCCAAAAAGGTAGCTGAATGTGTATTGTTGAAAGCAGTTTCTAATAGTCGCGAAAAGCTTCCGAAGGATATAATAAGTTATTCTTCTAAACTCATAGATTCAAACCCAACAGTTTTAGTGGAACTGTTGCCAACTTTAGTTAATGAGAAATTTGTCAGCTATGTTCCTCATATTGACTATAGGTTATCCCTAGTAAATCCGTTGGGCAGCGGTGTTAATTTATTAGACATTTCCttaaaccaaaaatttgACTTTAAATCTGCAGAAGC
Protein-coding sequences here:
- the RKR1 gene encoding ubiquitin-protein ligase RKR1 (similar to Ashbya gossypii ABL058C); the encoded protein is MSFGINAFQKYSLDFGLGHNGVKISLNYFDGLPDQHLIGSLGSSELRLTCKYLLKRDDTTKEKALGDLVRLVSDAEKSEQLLRNDIFCLYWSQVYAKLVTSDQKSIRMGCHEFTALLIRLMNKQGVKFLKDYVPLLLSGLYDADPAVGKSTAEGLLQCFNNDSKKVKALWSVFSKQIVHYVYEVLVTENEGTLSDERYVSKEDSESRYSRVAFGAVSLMMQLLKNVDNISAQETLYDEVLSSENLWRLLTLKRAGNLKTYQLLLQLIDFLVEDRYMDKHRDVLKMSSKRFFKSLAQIHSKNLLSVSAVLPQALRTLTILNRFKGGRIWTYDSSFKSNALALLKLGAGNSDPSYYAQLYSFCRENNLFDYQTEWIPIWRNCFLAETNRKILGRNAQGLVLECWKYFLEFFRSSENAMVKSQLRDDILMALNGIVLEDYQPLIPMLTEAIHPTTILIEIQNLLPTGISETRKDTRYIKNLVLLLINVPDSEEYLKTLSHSIFESIKASENYSENYGFYIYGQLINSKFTSLNLEVEEFCQALPFMIDKRFVELPSKLMSDYSKSMFLKNLDDPRCPSSFSDYISVVKNLDLPKDELLSYIDKLDPQILHKLLNTCADLADFVNDYIDSHDFTKSSLYRSTLLTKQSIERLYLRACATNNLGPFSSNIPMLPGPLYIHLIENTTFLTKLNHFSDAIVFQIRKSLIPIIKNNDKLAKKVAECVLLKAVSNSREKLPKDIISYSSKLIDSNPTVLVELLPTLVNEKFVSYVPHIDYRLSLVNPLGSGVNLLDISLNQKFDFKSAEAGIKYALFLDAILSSHPEYLDDNIILFLTLMNELAGDYNCLSATPADYFQEFKNTLFSKVHTRYEFPDILSAILTGTSDISILKSLVSREVSETLAFYNCTVLRKLLLNSVDYITHSRFKELPSVDAFLLDVVRGKEVSSVQKLQANTLLASFSKFAGCSEKLDRTRNMLAAEIIDVDSESATEKYFIVILLTNLLKVESLDNDGASFVPIAQQRLNMVINSMYKWLESDISFENSFCNVRLSLLEFIAELLKFLSVLTMGKPIVDLAFKTLSDSLGVCQLEDTSYIEELRIYTLKLYLGLEDVVEHGVMQKDIWLESVDEIHEALVQLMLTSNSHCTMAQPYATFCSLLNRSMNTISEKFLMNYFDEISEYLVSNSIPVSSMRVVVTVSGRLILAKQQEVVIENALQRSSIDCEVESGNITCKLPQELINLLVTNMPEEYLEYDDPLQFIKYLWYWHLILLYFKEISFSMRHDYINQLKRDNLIERLFDFVAEQIDLQDSKFWNNVSTDSIVKYNVNDAGFYPYKDSITIECKLLLSNLLYEMFNNVGAITNNWWLNIKDRSLQGKINSFVSKYISPILIEQELKHVGQSIPKLTSQADGLTIKINNIIKEIKAKYLIDDQTLEISFKFPPNYPLTNIEVFEGSRVGVSEQKWKSWIISTKRVITGMNGSVMDSLELFTKNVRLQFANFEECAICYSILHPVDRKLPTKVCPTCNNRFHGACLYKWFRSSGNNSCPLCRSEIPFRR